In the genome of Deinococcota bacterium, the window CTCACCAGCCCTGCGCCCGTGGGGCCTGCTCGCGCTCCTCACGGGCTGCGAGATGCCCATCGCGCTCGCTCCCCAGGGTCCCGCCGCCGCCGAGATGGCTCACTTGTGGTGGGTTCTCTTCTGGACCGCCGCGGTGGTGTCGCTGATCGTCTTCGCCCTC includes:
- a CDS encoding cytochrome c oxidase subunit II, producing the protein MTPTTATPSPKRSPALRPWGLLALLTGCEMPIALAPQGPAAAEMAHLWWVLFWTAAVVSLIVFAL